The following coding sequences are from one Eucalyptus grandis isolate ANBG69807.140 chromosome 11, ASM1654582v1, whole genome shotgun sequence window:
- the LOC104426054 gene encoding probable F-box protein At2g36090 produces the protein MRPHPSPVSCPTPPPSAAKTATATATAFSDIHHDILQSHVLTRLDGPALASASCVSSDLRALSSDDRLWADISRSAWPSINAPRVSRVVSTFPGGHRSFFADAYPLPAEDPGSPSTAHPPPPPELRRRPSELISAVDIRYRGQLIFSKTAETETETGWFRCSPFRIDMLEPKEAVSTPVPFPSPDDECGDLGDGLRLSWVLIDPEGRRAMNLSSAAPVSIQRHWLSGEVHARFVTVLSSGERGTAAERVACTIAVTCGGPRGGAMQVREVSVQAEDMEGTYLNGGDSLVILRRAMEARRGKKTREEEEGRRRYEDFLERRRERKERRARAEGTLDALCVGFGSAALVVFWLFILCR, from the coding sequence ATGCGTCCCCATCCCAGCCCCGTCTCCTGCCCGActccgccgccgtccgccgccaagaccgccaccgccaccgccaccgccttcTCCGACATCCACCACGACATCCTCCAATCCCACGTCCTCACTCGGCTCGACGGCCccgccctcgcctccgcctcctGCGTCTCCTCTGACCTCCGCGCGCTCTCGTCCGACGACCGCCTCTGGGCCGACATCTCCCGCTCCGCTTGGCCGTCGATCAACGCGCCGCGCGTCTCCCGCGTCGTCTCCACCTTTCCCGGCGGCCACCGCTCCTTCTTCGCCGACGCGTACCCCCTCCCCGCCGAGGACCCCGGCTCTCCTTCGACGGCGCATCCCCCTCCGCCTCCAGAactccgccgccgcccgtcgGAGCTGATCTCGGCCGTCGACATCCGCTACCGCGGGCAGCTCATCTTCAGCAAGACCGCCGAGACCGAGACCGAGACAGGGTGGTTCCGGTGCTCCCCGTTCCGCATCGACATGCTGGAGCCAAAGGAAGCGGTGTCCACGCCGGTCCCCTTCCCGAGCCCCGACGACGAGTGCGGCGACCTCGGCGACGGTCTGAGGCTGAGCTGGGTCCTGATCGACCCGGAGGGCCGGCGGGCGATGAACCTCTCGAGCGCCGCCCCAGTATCCATCCAGCGCCACTGGCTCAGCGGGGAGGTGCACGCGCGGTTCGTGACGGTACTGTCTTCCGGAGAGCGGGGCACGGCGGCGGAGCGGGTGGCCTGCACGATCGCCGTCACGTGCGGGGGGCCGCGCGGGGGTGCCATGCAGGTGAGGGAGGTGAGCGTGCAGGCAGAGGACATGGAGGGGACGTACCTGAACGGCGGGGACAGCCTGGTGATCTTGCGGAGGGCTATGGAGGCGCGAAGGGGGAAGAAGACgagggaagaggaggaggggcgGAGGAGGTACGAGGATTTCTTGGAGAGGCGGCGGGAAAGGAAGGAGCGGCGGGCGAGGGCGGAAGGGACGTTGGACGCCCTGTGCGTGGGCTTCGGATCGGCGGCGCTGGTGGTCTTCTGGTTGTTCATTTTGTGCAGATGA
- the LOC104426053 gene encoding small RNA-binding protein 11, chloroplastic yields the protein MAALIRNLRSGNSLANSSLIPPHLLTSCRGIVSKLFVGGLSFYTTDKILAESFSQFGQVVEAKVVIDRVSDRSKGFGFVTFASEDEAYRALTEMNGKTLNGRIVFVDYAKPQLGEKLGMPIARGPPEPKVDDN from the exons atGGCGGCTCTCATTAGGAACCTTCGGTCCGGGAACAGTCTAGCCAACTCTTCTCTCATTCCTCCCCACCTGCTCACCAGTTGCAGAGGAATCGTTTCGAAGCTCTTCGTTGGAG GATTGTCATTTTACACCACAGACAAAATATTGGCTGAATCATTTTCTCAGTTTGGTCAAGTTGTTGAAG CTAAGGTTGTGATTGATAGAGTGTCAGATAGATCAAAAGGATTTGGATTTGTAACTTTTGCATCTGAAGACGAGGCTTACAGAGCATTGACAGAGATGAACGGAAAG ACACTGAATGGGCGAATCGTTTTTGTGGACTACGCAAAGCCTCAGTTAGGCGAAAAACTTGGAATGCCGATTGCAAGAGGGCCTCCTGAACCGAAAGTTGATGATAATTGA